In a single window of the Littorina saxatilis isolate snail1 linkage group LG3, US_GU_Lsax_2.0, whole genome shotgun sequence genome:
- the LOC138961726 gene encoding uncharacterized protein — protein MSHRGSSRTSTLSSGYQQKTLVLRAQAEKMRDNVEAKVEERVEDFKQRYKDASDDELNSIIDATFDEVETEVTSQLASMKEEVKSKTPKKPTQKPGQSDEDFAKELGDYENNRADFLKYLTFVTDFLKGLAGLFRSIFESIREFFRSLWNWIKQAMKNIAKKVTEFMNFLKEKITSGLEALFD, from the coding sequence ATGTCCCACAGAGGGTCATCCAGAACCAGCACGCTATCCTCGGGCTACCAGCAGAAGACGCTGGTCCTCAGAGCTCAGGCGGAGAAGATGCGCGACAACGTGGAAGCCAAGGTGGAAGAACGCGTCGAGGACTTCAAGCAACGCTACAAAGACGCCTCGGACGATGAGCTGAACTCTATCATAGACGCCACTTTCGACGAAGTGGAGACGGAGGTGACCTCTCAGCTGGCCAGCATGAAGGAAGAAGTGAAGAGTAAGACACCCAAGAAACCCACGCAAAAACCTGGCCAGTCGGACGAGGATTTCGCGAAAGAACTGGGCGATTACGAAAACAATCGGGCGGATTTCTTAAAGTATCTCACCTTTGTGACGGACTTCTTGAAGGGCTTGGCTGGCCTCTTCAGAAGCATCTTCGAGAGCATCCGAGAGTTCTTCCGCAGCCTATGGAACTGGATCAAACAGGCAATGAAGAATATTGCCAAGAAGGTCACCGAATTCATGAACTTCCTCAAGGAAAAAATCACCTCCGGTCTTGAGGCCTTGTTTGATTAG